The region GTAGATGATGCGGTAAAAGCGCATGTCTACCTGTTCCTGCTCCGCAACACGGCGGGCGTTAGCGTCCGGGCGCACGTTAAACCCAATGACTATAGCATCTGATGCTTTCGCCAGAATGACGTCGCTCTCATTTACCGGTCCAACTCCAGTGTGGATTACCTTGATTTCGACTTCCTTGTTGCTAAGCTTCTCAATTGCAGGTCTCAGCGCCTCCACGGAGCCCTGCACGTCGCCCTTGATGATGAGTTTGAGGTCTTTGTTTTGGCCGGACTGCACGCGCTTGAAGAAGTCGTCGAGGTTGGCGCGCTGCACCGGACGCTGCTCAGCTAGTTTCTTAGCCTCTGCATTCGCAATCGCCAAACTCCGGGCGGTGCGCTCATCTTTAACCACCTTAAACTCGTCACCTGCATGTGGGGGCATTGACAACCCTTGTATCTCCAGTGGGGTGGATGGACCGGCCTTCTTAAGCCTCTTCCCTTTGTCGCTGACCATGGCGCGAACTCGGCCAAAGCAAGTGCCGGCAACTACCGAATCGCCGATGCTCAACGTGCCCCGCTGCACAAGTACGGTAGCCACAGGCCCTTTACCTTTATCTACGTGCGCCTCGATGACCACGCCGCGCGCGGAGCGATTAGGGTTAGCGCGCAACTCAAGCACTTCTGCCACGGTTAAGACCGCAGCCAAGAGATTGTCAATCCCTAGGCGTTGCAGTGCAGAGACCTCTACGAAAATGTTCTCTCCGCCCCACTCCTCAGGTACAATACCGTATTCGGTTAACTGCTGCTTAATCTTTTCTACATTAGCGCCCGGTTTGTCTACCTTGTTGACGGCGACTAATATTGGCACCTGCGCCGCTTTAGCGTGATTAAGTGCTTCGACGGTCTGAGGCATTACCCCGTCGTCTGCCGCAACTACGAGTATGGCGACGTCTGTAACCTTAGCCCCGCGGGCGCGCATTTGTGTAAACGCCTCATGTCCCGGCGTGTCCAAGAAGACTACCTTGGCGTCACCGACATCGACCTGATAAGCCCCAATATGCTGCGTGATGCCCCCGGCCTCGGAAGCGGTGACATTCGTACGGCGAATGGCGTCTAACAGCGAGGTCTTGCCGTGGTCAACATGTCCCATGACTGTGACTACAGGGAAACGCGGCAGCAAGCTTTCAGGGGCGTCGATTTCCTCTAGTTCCTCCGCGCTTTGTGCCGGGGCGATAACCTCTAGCTTAAGGCCAAGTAAATCTGCGACAATCTCCAATGTGTCTAGGTCTAGCTGCTGATTAATGTTGGCCATCATTCCGACTTCTAAGAGGCGCTTGAGAATCTCACCGACCG is a window of Selenomonadales bacterium DNA encoding:
- the infB gene encoding translation initiation factor IF-2: MSKIRVFELAEELQIPAEKLVEALRDLNLNISNPMSMIDTQVAGIIREVITKQRKKRPQGAKKTAPLPPVAAAETPPEPTPPSEVAARPAAAESVRTAAHAPRHAPRPPVAPKPPAAPAKTSAGAPAKPATDNRSPGKVVVERGRDKRFQEPESSIVDKKLGAANRRNRPVPQAAQQQGALSLKIEGPMTVGEFSKLSGRPVGEILKRLLEVGMMANINQQLDLDTLEIVADLLGLKLEVIAPAQSAEELEEIDAPESLLPRFPVVTVMGHVDHGKTSLLDAIRRTNVTASEAGGITQHIGAYQVDVGDAKVVFLDTPGHEAFTQMRARGAKVTDVAILVVAADDGVMPQTVEALNHAKAAQVPILVAVNKVDKPGANVEKIKQQLTEYGIVPEEWGGENIFVEVSALQRLGIDNLLAAVLTVAEVLELRANPNRSARGVVIEAHVDKGKGPVATVLVQRGTLSIGDSVVAGTCFGRVRAMVSDKGKRLKKAGPSTPLEIQGLSMPPHAGDEFKVVKDERTARSLAIANAEAKKLAEQRPVQRANLDDFFKRVQSGQNKDLKLIIKGDVQGSVEALRPAIEKLSNKEVEIKVIHTGVGPVNESDVILAKASDAIVIGFNVRPDANARRVAEQEQVDMRFYRIIYEIIDDLTAALKGMLAPVFREVVVGQAQVRATFKVSDVGTIAGCMVTEGKITRQSSVRLVRGGVIVHEGKISSLKRFKDDAREVLAGFECGIGIEGYGDVKEGDIIEAFAKEQVEVK